A stretch of the Actinomyces faecalis genome encodes the following:
- a CDS encoding ubiquitin-like protein Pup, translating to MSEHEQIRPTGGSDDDLPEVPGGTGQTQVTGVDDILDEIDSVLETNAAAFVQGFVQKGGQ from the coding sequence ATGAGCGAGCACGAGCAGATCCGACCCACCGGCGGCAGCGACGACGACCTCCCGGAGGTCCCGGGAGGTACCGGCCAGACCCAGGTCACCGGGGTCGACGACATCCTTGACGAGATCGACTCCGTGCTGGAGACCAACGCCGCGGCCTTCGTCCAGGGATTCGTGCAGAAGGGCGGTCAGTGA
- the pafA gene encoding Pup--protein ligase produces MSVPARRVIGIETEYGVTCASTAGGPPPLDADHAARLLFEPVVARGRSSNVFTRGGARLYLDVGSHPEFATAECDRLEDLLAQDRAGELTMADLAEKANVRLAEQGVPGRVHLLKNNLDAEGTGFGCHENYLVRRRGSFWNDARTLVPYLVTRQVLVGAGHVMKGADGRACYVFSQRADQMEDAVSSATTRSRPLINTRDEPHADAELYRRMHVIVGDSNIAQGSTLLKAGAMDLLLDYLEEGGDLTDLQLARPMRDIRTVCHDLTGSAPLELADGRTITAVDLQGEHLERVRSRAAHSDLSPLHREVLDLWERGVEAVRAGRPQDVSTELDWAAKYQLLTRYTERAGTGLDDPRVARLALAYHDVTPAGLRGRLESSGLLRRWVGEEACREAVTVPPATTRAHLRGTAIGRAQDLRRDLTADWVSLRLDDGRTPAIALRDPFASVDERVDALVAAMEEGAQGWGTGLPQGV; encoded by the coding sequence GTGAGCGTGCCGGCCCGGCGCGTCATCGGCATCGAGACCGAGTACGGCGTCACGTGTGCGTCGACCGCCGGCGGCCCGCCGCCTCTGGACGCTGACCACGCCGCGCGGCTGCTCTTCGAGCCGGTGGTGGCCAGGGGGCGCTCCTCCAACGTCTTCACCCGAGGCGGGGCGAGGCTGTACCTCGACGTCGGCTCCCACCCGGAGTTCGCCACCGCCGAGTGCGACCGCCTGGAGGACCTGCTGGCCCAGGACCGCGCCGGGGAGCTGACCATGGCTGACCTGGCGGAGAAGGCCAACGTCCGCCTTGCTGAGCAGGGCGTGCCCGGCCGTGTCCACCTGCTGAAGAACAACCTCGACGCCGAGGGCACGGGCTTCGGCTGCCACGAGAACTACCTCGTGCGCCGTCGTGGCAGCTTCTGGAACGACGCGCGCACGCTGGTGCCCTACCTGGTCACCCGCCAGGTGCTCGTAGGAGCCGGCCACGTGATGAAAGGCGCTGACGGCCGGGCCTGCTACGTCTTCTCCCAGCGCGCCGACCAGATGGAGGACGCTGTCTCCTCGGCCACGACGCGTTCACGCCCCCTGATCAACACCCGCGACGAGCCCCACGCCGACGCCGAGCTCTATCGGCGCATGCACGTGATCGTGGGGGACTCCAACATCGCCCAGGGCTCCACCCTGCTCAAGGCCGGTGCGATGGACCTGCTCCTGGACTACCTGGAGGAGGGCGGGGACCTGACGGACCTGCAGCTGGCCCGACCGATGCGGGACATCAGGACCGTGTGCCACGACCTGACCGGCTCCGCCCCGTTGGAGCTGGCTGACGGACGCACGATCACCGCGGTGGACCTGCAGGGGGAGCACCTGGAGAGGGTGCGGTCGCGCGCCGCGCACAGCGACCTCAGCCCGTTGCACCGCGAGGTTCTCGACCTGTGGGAGCGCGGCGTGGAGGCCGTGCGTGCCGGCCGGCCCCAGGACGTGTCCACGGAGCTGGACTGGGCGGCCAAGTACCAGCTGCTCACCCGGTACACCGAGCGTGCCGGGACGGGGCTGGACGATCCGCGGGTCGCGCGCCTGGCCCTGGCCTACCACGACGTGACGCCGGCGGGCCTGCGTGGCCGGCTGGAGTCCAGCGGGCTGCTGCGCCGCTGGGTGGGGGAGGAGGCCTGCCGCGAGGCGGTGACCGTCCCTCCTGCGACCACTCGTGCGCACCTGCGGGGCACCGCGATCGGCCGGGCGCAGGACCTGCGTCGGGACCTGACGGCTGACTGGGTGAGCCTCAGGCTCGACGACGGGCGCACGCCGGCGATCGCCCTGCGAGACCCCTTCGCCTCCGTCGACGAGCGCGTCGACGCGCTCGTGGCGGCGATGGAGGAAGGAGCCCAGGGGTGGGGGACAGGCCTGCCTCAGGGGGTGTGA
- a CDS encoding FKBP-type peptidyl-prolyl cis-trans isomerase: MTAEDDTQPTTRRRRRERERAQEAAHAAGTVPEPSAEPVRQPPSPAAPVSEPAAVTGAQRAIGATLGRPRPRGRAAVALAVAAALAVVTVPLGLFLTGAGPSATSPAATAVPAVTLAGEAPLDEVMEVAGRAGAVPVVWLKGYLSPPSQVLTDVVVEGEGRQVAAGDGIVLLVSTFSGTDGTNTTGTESGTRLYRGLADPHALGEVLAQAVTGAREGSRLVLRAPVDSDQGTGTEITVVDVLPTTASGVPVETLPQDVPQATLQEDGSMAVDVGGRPVPTHGSTTVLVQGQGEQVRSTDRLVARYTVVSWTDGAVVSSSYGWTTPPGVIDMTDTLSGLANRLVDVQVGSRVVVSLPADQARGDTAIVVVVDVLAISDGASLTEAGATASPAPSDGVVYVTPSAAPSS, from the coding sequence ATGACAGCCGAGGACGACACACAGCCCACGACCCGCCGACGCCGGCGGGAGCGTGAGCGCGCCCAGGAGGCCGCTCACGCCGCCGGGACCGTCCCTGAGCCGTCTGCCGAGCCTGTCCGTCAGCCACCTTCCCCTGCCGCGCCTGTGAGCGAGCCTGCCGCGGTGACTGGGGCCCAGCGGGCGATCGGTGCCACGCTGGGCAGGCCACGGCCCCGTGGCCGGGCGGCGGTGGCACTGGCCGTAGCGGCCGCGCTGGCCGTCGTCACCGTGCCGCTGGGACTGTTCCTCACCGGCGCGGGTCCCTCCGCCACCAGCCCCGCGGCCACCGCCGTCCCGGCCGTCACGCTGGCCGGGGAGGCGCCGCTGGACGAGGTCATGGAGGTGGCTGGACGCGCGGGCGCGGTGCCGGTGGTCTGGCTCAAGGGGTACCTGAGCCCGCCCAGCCAGGTCCTCACGGACGTCGTTGTCGAGGGGGAGGGACGCCAGGTCGCCGCGGGCGACGGGATCGTGCTGCTGGTGTCCACCTTCTCCGGCACGGACGGGACCAACACCACCGGGACCGAGTCCGGCACGCGTCTGTACCGTGGCCTGGCGGACCCTCACGCGCTGGGTGAGGTCCTGGCCCAGGCGGTCACGGGTGCTCGCGAGGGCTCCCGGCTCGTGCTACGGGCGCCTGTGGACTCCGACCAGGGCACGGGCACCGAGATCACGGTGGTCGACGTCCTGCCGACGACCGCCAGCGGCGTGCCGGTGGAGACGCTGCCGCAGGACGTGCCGCAGGCCACGCTGCAGGAGGACGGCTCGATGGCCGTGGACGTGGGCGGTCGTCCCGTCCCCACGCACGGCTCCACGACGGTCCTCGTCCAGGGCCAGGGCGAGCAGGTACGGTCCACCGACCGGCTGGTCGCCCGCTACACGGTGGTCTCCTGGACCGACGGCGCGGTGGTCTCCTCCAGCTACGGGTGGACCACGCCCCCGGGCGTCATCGACATGACCGACACCCTCTCAGGCCTGGCCAACAGGCTCGTCGACGTGCAGGTCGGCTCACGCGTGGTCGTGAGCCTGCCCGCGGACCAGGCGCGTGGGGACACGGCGATCGTCGTCGTCGTCGACGTCCTGGCGATCTCGGACGGTGCCTCGCTCACTGAGGCCGGGGCGACGGCCTCGCCGGCACCCAGCGACGGCGTGGTCTACGTGACGCCCTCGGCGGCACCGTCCTCCTGA
- the hisI gene encoding phosphoribosyl-AMP cyclohydrolase, whose product MDTAVASRLKRDAAGLVAAVIQEAGTGEVLMLGWMDNEALRRTLTEGRVTFWSRSRHEYWRKGDTSGHVQYVRSVSLDCDGDALLIQVDQVGAACHTGAHSCFEAGGDLGAVVGRRPDEDES is encoded by the coding sequence CTGGACACGGCTGTGGCCTCGCGGCTGAAGAGGGACGCTGCCGGGCTCGTGGCTGCCGTGATCCAGGAGGCCGGCACCGGTGAGGTCCTCATGCTGGGCTGGATGGATAACGAGGCCCTGCGGCGCACCCTGACGGAGGGCCGGGTCACCTTCTGGTCGCGCAGCCGGCACGAGTACTGGCGCAAGGGGGACACCTCCGGCCACGTCCAGTACGTGCGGTCGGTGTCACTGGACTGCGACGGCGACGCCCTGCTCATCCAGGTCGACCAGGTGGGGGCGGCCTGCCACACGGGCGCTCACAGCTGCTTCGAGGCCGGGGGCGACCTGGGCGCCGTCGTCGGGCGTCGCCCGGACGAGGACGAGTCCTAA
- a CDS encoding indole-3-glycerol phosphate synthase TrpC, with the protein MIAFEERVSATRHTVAVREQRLPLESLREVVRTTAASLDAVAVLRAEGRAVSVIAEVKRATATFADLSGVGDVAVLARFYEAGGAACVSVVTGPVYSNGDVRDLDAVRGAVDVPVLVNDLVVTPYQVHEARAHGADLLKLDARLDPLVLESLIERTASLGMLAVVEAHSRREAITAVETGARCVAVDARDPGTLEVDPTRFEQVAEVLPTSVIRVAEGGVSGARDVMDYARAGADVVLVGEALIRSADPQQFVAQLVAAGSHPSLLTAVHREGL; encoded by the coding sequence GTGATCGCGTTCGAGGAGCGTGTCAGCGCCACGCGCCACACCGTCGCCGTGCGCGAGCAGCGCCTGCCGCTGGAGTCCCTGCGCGAGGTGGTGCGGACCACCGCGGCGTCCCTGGACGCCGTCGCCGTGCTGCGGGCCGAGGGGCGGGCCGTCTCGGTCATCGCCGAGGTCAAGCGGGCCACAGCCACCTTCGCGGACCTGAGCGGGGTGGGTGACGTCGCCGTGCTCGCCCGGTTCTACGAGGCCGGAGGTGCCGCCTGCGTCTCGGTGGTCACCGGGCCTGTCTACTCCAACGGTGACGTCCGTGACCTGGACGCGGTCCGGGGGGCCGTCGACGTGCCGGTGCTCGTCAACGACCTCGTCGTCACTCCCTACCAGGTGCACGAGGCGCGTGCCCACGGTGCCGACCTGCTCAAGCTTGACGCCCGCCTGGACCCGCTCGTCCTGGAGTCGCTGATCGAGCGCACCGCCTCACTGGGGATGCTCGCCGTGGTCGAGGCGCACTCCCGGCGTGAGGCGATCACGGCCGTGGAGACCGGGGCCCGGTGCGTGGCCGTCGACGCCCGTGACCCCGGCACTCTGGAGGTCGACCCCACACGCTTTGAGCAGGTCGCTGAGGTCCTGCCGACCTCGGTCATCCGGGTGGCGGAGGGCGGCGTGAGCGGGGCACGTGACGTCATGGACTACGCCCGGGCCGGGGCCGACGTCGTGCTGGTCGGGGAGGCTCTCATCCGCTCAGCCGACCCGCAGCAGTTCGTCGCCCAGCTCGTGGCAGCCGGCTCCCACCCTTCCTTGCTGACCGCCGTCCACCGAGAGGGTCTCTGA
- the lgt gene encoding prolipoprotein diacylglyceryl transferase — MLPVSIPSPAQGVWYVGPFPLRAYALCILAGVFIAVWWTGRRYRRLGGHPDTTLDVAVLSVPVGIVGARVYHVLTSPDAYFGPDGNLALIPQVWHGGLGIWGGIAAGVASGAWLLHHRGLRLGPFADAVAPTLLVAQAVGRLGNWFNQELFGGPTTAPWGLEIDDAHLPAGYASGTLFHPTFLYEALWNLAGAAFLVWLGHRLRERDGATGGRLIWAYLMVYTAGRAWIECLRVDEAQMVAGLRLNVWTSLLVFVVGLVGYVVVSRRHLDDEASAAPSQAA; from the coding sequence GTGCTACCCGTGTCCATCCCCAGCCCCGCACAGGGAGTCTGGTACGTCGGCCCCTTCCCGTTACGCGCCTACGCGCTGTGCATCCTCGCCGGTGTCTTCATCGCCGTGTGGTGGACCGGACGCCGTTACCGGCGTCTGGGCGGGCACCCTGACACCACCTTGGACGTAGCGGTGCTCAGCGTACCGGTGGGCATCGTGGGCGCGCGGGTCTACCACGTCCTGACCTCGCCCGACGCCTACTTCGGGCCCGACGGCAACCTCGCCCTCATCCCGCAGGTGTGGCACGGAGGCCTGGGGATCTGGGGCGGAATCGCGGCCGGGGTGGCCTCGGGAGCGTGGCTGCTGCACCACCGTGGGCTGCGGCTGGGTCCCTTTGCTGACGCCGTGGCACCGACGCTGCTCGTGGCCCAGGCGGTGGGGCGGCTGGGTAACTGGTTCAACCAGGAGCTCTTTGGCGGGCCGACCACGGCGCCGTGGGGCCTGGAGATCGACGACGCCCACCTGCCGGCCGGCTACGCCTCCGGCACCTTGTTCCACCCGACCTTCCTCTACGAGGCGCTGTGGAACCTGGCTGGAGCAGCCTTCCTGGTCTGGCTGGGCCACCGGCTGCGTGAGCGCGACGGCGCGACAGGAGGCCGCCTCATCTGGGCCTACCTCATGGTCTACACCGCCGGGCGTGCCTGGATCGAGTGCCTGCGCGTGGACGAGGCGCAGATGGTCGCAGGCCTGCGGCTGAACGTGTGGACCTCGCTGCTGGTCTTCGTCGTCGGGCTCGTGGGCTACGTGGTGGTCTCGCGCCGTCACCTCGACGACGAGGCCTCGGCGGCCCCCTCCCAGGCTGCGTGA
- the pyk gene encoding pyruvate kinase, whose protein sequence is MRRAKIVCTLGPATDSPEQVQALVDAGMNVARINRSHGRAEDQEEVIARVRAAAEASGRPVAVLVDLQGPKIRLGTFVNDQKVMLNKGDEFTITTEDVVGTVKRVSTTFKGLPGDCRPGDRLLIDDGNVAVRVVAVTDTDVVTKVEVPGYVSNHKGLNLPGVAVSVPALSEKDREDLRWGLRIGADLIALSFVRSAEDIKDVHQIMDEEGVHIPVIAKIEKPQAVENLLDIVSAFDGIMVARGDLGVEMPLEAVPLVQKRAIELARRQAKPVIVATQVLESMIQNPRPTRAEASDCANAILDGADAVMLSGETSVGAYPIEAVRTMARIIENVEENGGERIAPLGSYPQTRGGAMTRAAADMGEQLDATYLVTFTQSGDTARRLSRLRSPIPLLAFTPLSTTRNQLAVSWGVTTYEVPSVRHTDEMVAQVDELLQAKHLASPGDEVIIVAGMPPGTPGSTNSIRVHTVGETVDYMA, encoded by the coding sequence ATGCGTAGAGCCAAGATCGTATGCACCCTCGGACCAGCGACAGACTCTCCAGAGCAGGTGCAGGCGCTCGTCGACGCAGGCATGAACGTGGCCCGTATCAACCGTTCGCACGGTCGGGCCGAGGACCAGGAGGAGGTCATCGCGCGGGTCCGTGCCGCTGCGGAGGCCTCTGGCCGCCCCGTTGCCGTCCTCGTCGACCTGCAGGGACCGAAGATCCGGCTGGGGACCTTCGTCAATGACCAGAAGGTCATGCTCAACAAGGGTGACGAGTTCACCATCACCACTGAGGACGTCGTGGGCACCGTCAAGCGGGTGTCCACCACCTTCAAGGGCCTGCCGGGTGACTGCCGTCCCGGTGACCGTCTGCTCATCGACGACGGTAACGTCGCGGTGCGCGTCGTCGCGGTCACGGACACCGACGTCGTCACCAAGGTCGAGGTGCCCGGGTACGTCTCCAACCACAAGGGCCTCAACCTGCCTGGCGTGGCCGTGTCCGTGCCGGCGCTGAGCGAGAAGGACCGTGAGGACCTGCGCTGGGGCCTGCGGATCGGTGCTGACCTGATCGCCCTGTCCTTCGTGCGCAGCGCCGAGGACATCAAGGACGTCCACCAGATCATGGACGAGGAGGGCGTGCACATCCCCGTCATCGCCAAGATCGAGAAGCCTCAGGCGGTGGAGAACCTCCTCGACATCGTCTCCGCCTTTGACGGCATCATGGTCGCCCGCGGTGACCTGGGCGTGGAGATGCCTCTGGAGGCGGTGCCGCTGGTGCAGAAGCGTGCCATCGAGCTGGCTCGTCGCCAGGCCAAGCCGGTCATTGTGGCCACCCAGGTGCTGGAGTCGATGATCCAGAACCCTCGGCCCACGCGCGCCGAGGCCTCGGACTGCGCCAACGCCATTCTCGACGGTGCGGACGCCGTCATGCTCTCCGGCGAGACCTCGGTGGGCGCCTACCCGATCGAGGCCGTGCGCACGATGGCGCGCATCATCGAGAACGTCGAGGAGAACGGTGGCGAGCGCATCGCTCCGCTGGGCTCCTACCCCCAGACCCGAGGTGGCGCGATGACCCGCGCGGCTGCGGACATGGGTGAGCAGCTTGACGCCACCTACCTGGTGACCTTCACCCAGTCCGGTGACACGGCGCGCCGTCTGTCGCGGCTGCGCTCGCCCATCCCGCTGCTGGCCTTCACCCCGCTGAGCACGACCCGCAACCAGCTGGCGGTGTCCTGGGGCGTGACCACCTACGAGGTCCCCTCGGTGCGACACACCGACGAGATGGTGGCGCAGGTGGACGAGCTCCTGCAGGCCAAGCACCTGGCGAGCCCTGGTGACGAGGTGATTATCGTCGCCGGTATGCCGCCGGGCACGCCTGGCTCGACCAACTCCATCCGTGTCCACACGGTGGGTGAGACGGTCGACTACATGGCCTGA